DNA from Balaenoptera ricei isolate mBalRic1 chromosome 6, mBalRic1.hap2, whole genome shotgun sequence:
TTTCTTCACAAGACCACGTCTGGATCAGGTTCCATTCCGATGACAGTATCTCTAGGAAGGGTTTCAGACTGGCATACTTTTCAGGTGTGTttttaaataagaagaaagaTATGGAACAGAATTCTATAGTATTTACTGCTCAGTCACTTTGGGACTCGCCTTCTAAACAATGTCCATTTAATTGTGACTCAATCCTCAAGGGAGCTGAGATTGAGGAATTAGAGGCTAAAGGTTCAGGTGCCGTAGATCCGGGTCTCCAAAAGGCATTTTGTATAATCCTAATAAAATGATTAAGTTTACAAACTAaggtcagttttctttttaaatattttgaatacgtttattttaaaaggaactttTTCCCCTCAAGTGTTTACCAGTATCCTGCAAGTTACTTCAgaatgtatttttgtgtgtgcattaCCCTTGTCTTTACACCTTCAAAGAAAAGACAATCAATTTCACTTTCGTAGTTTGTAGTATCAGAAGTCTTCTTATGCTAATTCTTAAACTTTATCCAAAAAGAGTGAGCAGATCATACAAATATGAAGAACTCAGAGCATTAGAGTTATGTAAATTTTTGCTgaaaatcattttacattttctgaaaTTACATGGTCTCCTTTAGCAACATatgctgctttttctcttttttattaaaagCACAGTCTTTGTAATATTTACTTAGGTGCTGAAGCACATTTTCTGTCACCTATTTGCCAGTAAATAAAAGTTGTTAATGGAGAGGTAAGCATTGGCCGACATCATCAGTGTGGACTGTAGGAATCTaatgtttggttttctttccctACCtcattattgttatatatttaaGGTAGTCCACTAAGATAATCAGAATTCTATAAACAtttcaattcttttctctcttcttccccctcctgTTTTGTTGAGTAAATTTATACCTTTAGCTCAGgttcataaaatattttgcagttgtattaaaacaatagaaattataaaatggaagTACCATGTTGTGGTTACATGAAATGTTAGAAATAGAATAAAGTTAACTTATGATAAACTTAGCAAAAATTTGAGTCTAAATAATGGGCTTGCAAAATATGCTATGATACACAAAGCAaaatattgtgtgtatgtgtatatatatatatatatataatatatataaacaactcaaaaagaatattaaaactgGATTTGAAAAGGTGATTATTATAGAGGAGTTTTTCTTCATTGCAAAATGTTTATACAATAGAGTATTTGAAATTCTTAGGCAATACATCCTACTAACTTATATATCTTACATCACTTTACTAAATGTTCTTCAGTAAAATAGCTTCTGTAAAAACAGGATTGGTCTTTTCTCTTTAGATCAGCTGTAGAGATCTTCATGGAACAAAtcataagtgtttaataaattgtTGAGTAATCAGTAAGCTAATATTAATTTGTCATTAGAGTTTAACCTATTTTTGATCAAGCCCAACTATCATTTGGGCTAAtcaacatttatgataaaaatgccACTTGCTGTTACATACCCGTTAAAGAGTATGTTTTTTCCTCCttatctctccatctccctcctcccaATGTCCTCCCAGGGAAATCTGAGGAACCAAAGTGTGCTTGTGACCAGTTTCGTTGTGGTAATGGAAAGTGTATACCAGCAGCCTGGaaatgcaataacatggatgaatgtgGAGATAGTTCTGATGAAGAGATCTGTGCCAAAGAAGTGAATCCTCCAACATCGGCCGCTTCCCAACCCTGTGCTTACAACCAGTTCCAGTGTCTATCTCGGTTTACCAAAGTTTACACTTGCCTCCCCGAATCTTTAAAATGTGATGGGAACATTGACTGCCTTGACCTTGGAGATGAGATAGACTGTGATGTGCCAACTTGTGGTCagtggttaaaatatttttatggtacTTTTAATTCTCCCAATTATCCAGACTTTTATCCTCCTGGAAGCAATTGCACCTGGTTAATAGACACTGGTGATCATCGCAAAGTCATCTTACGCTTCACTGACTTTAAACTTGATGGTACTGGTTATGGTGATTATGTCAAAATATACGATGGATTAGAGGAGAATCCACACCAGCTTTTGCGTGTGTTAACTGCTTTTGATTCTCATGCGCCTCTCACTGTCGTGTCTTCTTCTGGACAGATAAGGGTACATTTCTGTGCCGATAAAGTCAACGCTGCCAGGGGATTTAATGCTACTTACCAAGTAGACGGCTTCTGTTTGCCATGGGAAATACCCTGCGGAGGGAACTGGGGGTGTTATACGGCACAGCAGCGCTGTGATGGGTATTGGCATTGCCCAAACGGAAGGGATGAAATCAATTGTACCATGTGCCAAAAGGAAGAGTTCCCATGTTCCCGGAACGGCGTCTGTTACCCTCGTTCTGATCGCTGCAAACTACCAGAATCATTGCCCAAATGGCTCCGATGAAAAAAACTGCTTTTTTTGCCAGCCAGGAAATTTTCATTGTAAAAACAATCGTTGTGTGTTTGAAAGCTGGGTGTGTGACTCTCAGGACGACTGTGGCGATGGCAGCGACGAGGAGAATTGCCCGGTAATCGTGCCTACCCGAGTCATAACTGCAGCCGTCATAGGGAGCCTTATCTGTGGCCTGTTACTGGTCATTGCCTTGGGATGTACTTGTAAGCTTTATTCTCTGAGAAGGTTTGAACGAAGGTCAGTATCAAGACAAAACTATAGTGCTTATGCTCTCTACAGTAAAAGCGTGGCCCAAATATttacaacacattttttttaatgagattaacaatatatttttgttatattgttGAGAAATAAATACTTCTTATGATTTATAAAATGACTATGAAAAGCCTATGACTCAAAAACCtaataagaacattaaaaaacaaataaatactaaGAGTTATGAGGTGAGAAAAGCCAATCAGTATTTATCAGTTCCTGTTTTCAGGTTGATCTGTCTTACAGGAATTTTGCAAGCTGTAATTCTCGGTGGTTGCTCTTTAACCTcggtttttataaatattaattcaacaATTCCAGATATTTGAGAACCTTCTGTGTTGAAAGCATTATACAGGTGAATAGAGAAATGCGTAGGAGTAATCTCATGGGCAGTTTACACTTAGAAGGAAGGAACAGTTGGGTAGAATTAGatgacaaaaaatataaatgttgtaAGAGCTATAAAATAAAGTGGTATAAAAGTCGAAGATCTCAGTTAAGAAGTGGTTCAGCATTAAAGGGTGGCCTTCAGGGAGAGCTGTCTTTTGTGTGGTAGAGGAGAGACTGGACCTGGGAGAAGTTGATGGCAGAGAGGCCTTCTAGAAAGCTCCTGTGGAGACCATGACCGTCAGTCCCGGGAGAATTACAAATGATAGATACAACAAAGAAGTCACATACCAGACAGCTAAGAATAGATGCACAGTATCACAATAACCAAGTGCATCTTATCTTTGGTTCAGTATCAATGGCCAGAAAATGTTTTACTACATTGCAACATAAGAGTACAATGAAGACCAGAGGTCTTGAGTTTCAGAACAAGTTATTCCAGAAAGGGTTTTGGTGACTCATTTCACtcttttccttatctgaaaagtaAATGTGTTGGACTTGATGAATAAAGTGTCTTCTAAGAATTTTCAAATACTTTCACCTCAAGTCTCAAGCCCCTATGTTCTTAGGGGTTTAAAGATCTAGTACTTTTATCTTTTACGGGGATATCTAATTTATTAAAACTTAGTGATCCAGACCCCTAGTGTGAAACCGCATGAGACTAAACTGTCTGCTTCATCTTTGTGTTCTCAGTGTAGGGTAGTATAGATACTCATCAAATGTTGGCTAAGTAAGCTTTACAAATGAACAAGTATATTAAAATTCAGATTGTTTTAAttgttgataatttaaaaattactgttttggcttgcctttttttaaaatccttttcatCCCCCTGTTTCTCTCAAAGATCATTTGAAACACAGTTGTCCAGAGTGGAAGCAGAATTGT
Protein-coding regions in this window:
- the LOC132366911 gene encoding LOW QUALITY PROTEIN: low-density lipoprotein receptor-related protein 12-like (The sequence of the model RefSeq protein was modified relative to this genomic sequence to represent the inferred CDS: deleted 1 base in 1 codon), which gives rise to MAGGTGSNIDERKASGFQDFDIQGSRRCSLDWLTIKTYKNIESYRACGSTIPPPYISSQDHVWIRFHSDDSISRKGFRLAYFSGKSEEPKCACDQFRCGNGKCIPAAWKCNNMDECGDSSDEEICAKEVNPPTSAASQPCAYNQFQCLSRFTKVYTCLPESLKCDGNIDCLDLGDEIDCDVPTCGQWLKYFYGTFNSPNYPDFYPPGSNCTWLIDTGDHRKVILRFTDFKLDGTGYGDYVKIYDGLEENPHQLLRVLTAFDSHAPLTVVSSSGQIRVHFCADKVNAARGFNATYQVDGFCLPWEIPCGGNWGCYTAQQRCDGYWHCPNGRDEINCTMCQKEEFPCSRNGVCYPRSDRCNYQNHCPNGSDEKNCFFCQPGNFHCKNNRCVFESWVCDSQDDCGDGSDEENCPVIVPTRVITAAVIGSLICGLLLVIALGCTCKLYSLRRFERRSFETQLSRVEAELLRREAPPSYGQLIAQGLIPPVEDFPVCPPNQPSVLENLRLAVRSQLGFTSIRLPMAGRSSNIWNRIFNFARSRHSGSLALVSADGDEVAPSQSTNREPERNHTHRSLFSVESDDTDTENERRDTVGASGGVAAPLPQKIPPTTAVEATVGASGSSSTQNTRGGHTETGRDVTSAEPPSVSPAHHQLTSALSRMTQGLRWVRFTLGRSSSVSQNQSPLRQLDNGVNEREEDDDVEMLIPVSEGASDLDANDCSRPLLDLASDQGQRFRQPYSAADPGVRPSNRDGPCERCGIVHTAQIPDSCLEAMLKNETSDDEALLLC